From Ramlibacter tataouinensis, the proteins below share one genomic window:
- a CDS encoding gamma-glutamyltransferase family protein has protein sequence MKTRLSLLFAAWLLAACASAPSGSDLNYAIPDQPEGSSGFSAKPGWATSRFAVAAANPLATDAGYQILKAGGSAVDAAIAVQMVLSLVEPQSSGIGGGAFLLHFDGKEVEAFDGRETAPAAADDRLFIGADGKPLAFNEAVVGGRSVGVPGAVRMLEAAHRQHGRLPWATLFQPAITLADQGFKVSIRLNTLVKADAHLKKDPVAAAYFYRADGQALEVGQVLRNPELAAVLRKIAAEGSKGLLEGEVAQAIVNKVRSHPTNPGRLSLADLANYQPKKRAPICHDYAARGKDYRICGFPPPGSGAIAVGQILGILNHTPAAGMALTSGMGGTPGTTGPVPSADWLHLYTEAARLAFADRGQYVADPDFVQPPAGSWMSLLAPAYLEARAKLIDASPAGQSMKTARPGTPGTPGAARSAHAPMPEQVEHGTSHISIADAYGNALAMTTTIEDQFGVRQMVSVKGGPGGFMLNNELTDFSFAPADAQGQPIANRVQPGKRPRSSMAPTLVFDKATGQFVMSAGSPGGAIIIHYTAKALYGVLNWGLNAQQAIDLPNFGSLNGPTLLEEQRFPPALVDALRRRGAEVREQSMTSGLQAIQKTPTGLFGGADPRREGVVSGE, from the coding sequence ATGAAGACCAGGCTCTCGCTGCTGTTCGCAGCCTGGCTGCTCGCCGCCTGCGCGAGCGCCCCTTCCGGCTCCGACCTCAACTACGCCATCCCCGACCAGCCGGAAGGCTCGTCGGGCTTCAGCGCCAAACCCGGCTGGGCCACCAGCCGGTTCGCGGTCGCCGCCGCGAACCCGCTGGCAACGGACGCCGGCTACCAGATCCTCAAGGCCGGCGGCTCGGCCGTCGACGCCGCCATCGCGGTTCAGATGGTGCTGTCGCTGGTGGAGCCCCAGTCCAGCGGCATCGGCGGCGGCGCCTTCCTGCTGCACTTCGACGGCAAGGAGGTCGAGGCCTTCGACGGCCGCGAGACGGCGCCGGCCGCTGCGGACGATAGGCTGTTCATCGGCGCCGACGGCAAACCCCTGGCCTTCAACGAGGCCGTCGTCGGGGGACGCTCGGTGGGCGTGCCCGGCGCAGTGCGCATGCTGGAGGCGGCGCACCGCCAGCACGGCCGCCTGCCCTGGGCGACCCTGTTCCAGCCGGCCATCACGCTGGCCGACCAGGGCTTCAAGGTCAGCATCCGGCTGAACACGCTGGTCAAGGCGGACGCCCACCTGAAGAAGGACCCGGTGGCCGCGGCCTATTTCTATCGCGCGGATGGCCAGGCGCTGGAAGTCGGCCAGGTGCTGCGCAATCCGGAACTGGCCGCAGTGCTGCGCAAGATCGCGGCCGAAGGCTCCAAGGGGCTGCTCGAAGGCGAGGTGGCACAGGCCATCGTGAACAAGGTGCGCTCGCACCCGACCAATCCCGGCCGGCTCTCGCTGGCGGACCTGGCCAACTACCAGCCGAAGAAGCGGGCGCCGATCTGCCACGACTATGCTGCGCGCGGCAAGGACTACCGGATCTGCGGCTTCCCGCCGCCCGGTTCCGGCGCGATCGCGGTCGGGCAGATTCTCGGCATCCTGAACCACACGCCGGCCGCCGGCATGGCGCTCACCAGCGGCATGGGCGGCACGCCGGGGACGACCGGGCCCGTGCCAAGCGCGGACTGGCTTCACCTGTACACCGAAGCGGCGCGCCTGGCCTTCGCGGACCGCGGCCAGTACGTGGCCGATCCCGATTTCGTCCAACCGCCGGCCGGCAGCTGGATGAGCCTGCTGGCCCCAGCCTACCTGGAAGCGCGCGCGAAGCTGATCGACGCTTCCCCCGCCGGCCAGAGCATGAAGACCGCCAGGCCCGGAACACCCGGGACGCCCGGGGCTGCCCGGAGCGCCCACGCGCCCATGCCCGAGCAGGTGGAACACGGCACCTCGCACATCAGCATCGCGGATGCGTACGGCAATGCACTGGCGATGACCACGACGATCGAGGACCAGTTCGGCGTCCGGCAGATGGTGAGCGTCAAGGGCGGCCCCGGCGGCTTCATGCTGAACAACGAGCTCACCGACTTCAGCTTCGCGCCCGCCGACGCCCAGGGCCAGCCCATCGCCAACCGCGTGCAGCCGGGCAAGCGGCCCCGCTCCTCGATGGCGCCCACGCTGGTGTTCGACAAGGCCACCGGCCAGTTCGTGATGAGCGCCGGCAGCCCGGGGGGCGCGATCATCATCCACTACACCGCGAAGGCGCTGTACGGGGTGCTCAACTGGGGGCTGAACGCGCAACAGGCCATCGACCTGCCCAACTTCGGCTCGCTGAACGGCCCGACCCTGCTGGAGGAGCAACGCTTCCCGCCGGCGCTGGTCGATGCACTGCGAAGGCGCGGTGCGGAAGTGCGCGAGCAGAGCATGACGAGCGGCCTGCAGGCGATCCAGAAGACCCCCACCGGCCTCTTTGGCGGCGCCGACCCGCGACGCGAAGGCGTGGTGAGCGGGGAATAG
- a CDS encoding 3-hydroxyacyl-CoA dehydrogenase gives MEIKGKVFIVTGGASGLGEGTARMLAANGGKVVIADMQADKGEAIAKEIGGAFVKCDVSQEADGQAVVAKAVSMGKLMGLVNCAGIAPAEKTVGKNGAHNLGLYTKTIMVNLVGSFNMIRLAADAMSKNEPESTGERGCLISTASVAAYDGQIGQAAYSASKGGVVGMTLPIARDLARNGIRNMTIAPGIFGTPMMFGMPKEVQDSLAASVPFPSRLGTPEDYAKLAKHIFENDMLNGEVIRLDGAIRLAPR, from the coding sequence ATGGAAATCAAGGGCAAGGTCTTCATCGTCACCGGGGGCGCTTCCGGGCTGGGTGAAGGCACGGCGCGCATGCTGGCGGCCAACGGCGGCAAGGTCGTCATCGCCGACATGCAGGCCGACAAGGGCGAAGCGATCGCCAAGGAGATCGGCGGGGCCTTCGTCAAGTGCGACGTGAGCCAGGAAGCCGATGGCCAGGCGGTGGTGGCCAAGGCCGTTTCCATGGGCAAGCTGATGGGGCTGGTCAACTGCGCCGGCATCGCGCCGGCCGAGAAAACCGTGGGGAAGAACGGCGCCCACAACCTGGGCCTCTACACCAAGACCATCATGGTCAACCTGGTGGGCAGCTTCAACATGATCCGGCTGGCGGCCGACGCGATGAGCAAGAACGAGCCCGAGTCCACCGGCGAGCGCGGCTGCCTGATCTCGACGGCTTCGGTCGCGGCCTATGACGGACAGATCGGCCAGGCCGCGTACAGCGCGTCCAAGGGCGGCGTGGTGGGCATGACGCTGCCGATCGCGCGCGACCTTGCGCGCAATGGCATCCGCAACATGACCATTGCCCCCGGCATCTTCGGCACGCCCATGATGTTCGGCATGCCCAAGGAAGTGCAGGATTCGCTGGCCGCTTCCGTGCCCTTCCCCTCGCGCCTGGGCACCCCGGAAGACTACGCCAAGCTCGCCAAGCACATCTTCGAGAACGACATGCTGAACGGCGAAGTGATCCGCCTGGACGGTGCGATCCGCCTGGCACCCCGCTGA
- a CDS encoding phasin family protein, giving the protein MLTAEQVLASQKAGVETLFGLTNKAFEGVEKLVELNMTAARAAMAEAAGTSQAILSVKDAQELVALQASLFQPLAEKTVAYSRHLYEIASGTGSEFGKAIESQATEAQKKFMALVDNAAKNAPAGSETAVAVFKSAVAAGNNALESVQKAVKQAADVAEANIQAVSAQAVNATKTSSRKR; this is encoded by the coding sequence ATGCTGACCGCTGAACAAGTCCTCGCCTCCCAAAAAGCCGGCGTCGAAACCCTCTTCGGCCTGACCAACAAGGCCTTCGAAGGCGTCGAGAAGCTCGTCGAGCTGAACATGACCGCCGCTCGCGCCGCCATGGCCGAAGCCGCCGGCACCAGCCAAGCCATCCTGAGCGTCAAGGACGCCCAGGAACTGGTGGCCCTGCAAGCCTCGCTGTTCCAGCCCCTGGCCGAGAAGACCGTGGCCTACAGCCGTCACCTGTACGAAATCGCTTCCGGCACCGGCAGCGAGTTCGGCAAGGCGATCGAATCGCAAGCCACCGAAGCCCAGAAGAAGTTCATGGCCCTCGTGGACAACGCCGCCAAGAACGCACCGGCTGGCAGCGAAACCGCCGTCGCCGTGTTCAAGAGCGCCGTTGCCGCCGGCAACAACGCCCTGGAATCCGTGCAAAAGGCCGTCAAGCAAGCCGCTGACGTCGCCGAAGCCAACATCCAGGCCGTCTCGGCCCAGGCCGTGAACGCCACCAAGACCAGCTCGCGCAAGCGCTAA
- a CDS encoding histone deacetylase — translation MRAFYATQFTLQLPPGHRFPMAKYQLLRERLAAELPQLELAQAPAATDGELALVHSPAYIQAISDGSVDPRILREIGLPWSPAMAERARRSVGATIAACRAAFREGMAANIAGGTHHAYADRGGGFCVFNDAAVAARLMQAEWLRSHPRGLRVAIVDLDVHQGNGTAHIFRGDDSVFTLSMHAQKNFPSRKEPSDLDVDLPDGCRDEEYLLALEQALAELDRRFDPGLVIYLAGADPHEGDRLGRLKLTWDGLEARDRRVFDWAWARGLPLAFAMAGGYGVRIEDTVQAQVTTFRVGTQYAARWQNRSR, via the coding sequence ATGCGGGCCTTTTATGCCACCCAGTTCACCCTGCAGTTGCCGCCGGGGCACCGCTTTCCCATGGCGAAGTACCAGCTGCTGCGTGAGCGCCTGGCGGCCGAGCTGCCCCAGCTGGAGCTCGCCCAGGCGCCGGCGGCGACCGATGGCGAGCTGGCCCTGGTCCACAGCCCGGCCTACATCCAGGCGATCAGTGACGGCTCCGTGGACCCCCGCATCCTGCGGGAGATCGGCCTGCCCTGGAGCCCGGCCATGGCCGAGCGCGCGCGGCGCTCGGTCGGCGCGACGATCGCCGCCTGCCGGGCCGCATTCCGGGAGGGCATGGCCGCCAACATCGCGGGCGGCACCCACCATGCCTATGCCGACCGGGGCGGCGGCTTCTGCGTCTTCAATGATGCGGCCGTGGCGGCCCGGCTGATGCAGGCCGAGTGGCTGCGCTCGCATCCGCGCGGCCTGCGGGTGGCCATCGTGGACCTGGACGTGCACCAGGGCAACGGCACGGCGCACATCTTCCGCGGCGACGATTCGGTGTTCACGCTGTCGATGCACGCCCAGAAGAACTTCCCGTCCCGCAAGGAGCCCAGCGACCTCGATGTCGACCTGCCGGATGGCTGCCGCGACGAGGAGTACCTGCTGGCGCTGGAGCAGGCCCTGGCGGAACTCGACCGCCGCTTCGATCCCGGGCTGGTGATCTACCTGGCCGGCGCCGACCCCCACGAGGGCGACCGGCTGGGCCGACTGAAACTGACCTGGGACGGCCTGGAGGCGCGCGACCGGCGTGTTTTCGACTGGGCCTGGGCGCGGGGCCTGCCGCTGGCCTTCGCCATGGCGGGCGGCTATGGCGTGCGGATCGAGGACACGGTGCAGGCGCAGGTCACCACCTTTAGAGTGGGGACGCAGTACGCGGCGCGCTGGCAGAATCGCTCGCGATGA
- a CDS encoding acyl-CoA thioesterase, whose protein sequence is MSDPTPTAPQAEPRDGYRAFRTISTRWMDNDAYGHVNNVVYYSWFDTAVNAHLIEQGALDIHDSPVIGLVVETQCNYFASVEFPQAVEAGLRVARLGKSSVRYEVGLFVQGEPMTAAKGHFVHVYVDRETRRPVPLPAKLKSVLEALQCPMPSAR, encoded by the coding sequence ATGAGCGATCCGACACCAACAGCACCGCAAGCCGAGCCGCGCGATGGCTATCGCGCCTTCCGCACCATCTCCACCCGCTGGATGGACAACGACGCCTACGGCCACGTCAACAACGTCGTCTACTACAGCTGGTTCGACACCGCGGTGAACGCGCACCTGATCGAGCAGGGCGCGCTCGACATCCACGACAGCCCGGTGATCGGTCTGGTGGTCGAGACCCAGTGCAACTACTTCGCCTCGGTCGAGTTCCCGCAGGCCGTGGAGGCGGGGCTGCGGGTCGCGCGCCTGGGCAAGTCCAGCGTGCGCTACGAGGTGGGCCTGTTCGTGCAGGGCGAGCCGATGACCGCGGCCAAGGGCCACTTCGTGCACGTCTACGTGGATCGCGAGACGCGGCGGCCGGTGCCGCTGCCCGCCAAGCTCAAGTCCGTCCTGGAGGCCTTGCAATGTCCCATGCCGTCAGCACGGTGA
- a CDS encoding nitroreductase, translating into MSHAVSTVIGDPASVDAAIESRFSTRAFLPKPVSRDTIAHILRVASRAPSGTNVQPWKVYVLQGHGRDSLVEKVCAAHDAVYLNPALAVEYPEEYDYYPQKWVPPFIDRRRENGWSLYGLLGIVKGEKDKMHAQHHRNFRFFDAPVGLMFTLDRILGRGSLVDYGMFLQSIMVAARAQGLHTCPQAAWLSFSKVVLPHIGAGPEEMLVCGMSLGYADESATVNTFHTPRMPVEEFTSWVE; encoded by the coding sequence ATGTCCCATGCCGTCAGCACGGTGATCGGCGACCCCGCCAGCGTGGATGCGGCCATCGAGAGCCGCTTCTCCACCCGCGCCTTCCTGCCGAAGCCGGTCTCACGAGACACGATCGCGCACATCCTGCGGGTGGCCAGCCGCGCGCCTTCCGGCACCAACGTGCAACCCTGGAAGGTCTACGTCCTGCAGGGCCACGGCCGCGACAGCCTGGTCGAGAAGGTGTGCGCGGCGCATGACGCGGTCTACCTGAACCCGGCGCTGGCCGTGGAGTACCCCGAGGAGTACGACTACTACCCGCAGAAATGGGTTCCGCCGTTCATCGACCGCCGGCGTGAGAACGGCTGGAGCCTGTATGGCCTGCTGGGCATCGTCAAGGGCGAGAAGGACAAGATGCACGCGCAGCACCATCGCAACTTCCGGTTCTTCGACGCGCCGGTCGGGCTGATGTTCACGCTGGATCGCATCCTGGGGCGCGGCTCGCTGGTGGACTACGGCATGTTCCTGCAGAGCATCATGGTCGCCGCCCGGGCGCAGGGGCTGCACACCTGCCCGCAGGCGGCCTGGCTCAGTTTTTCGAAGGTCGTGCTGCCGCACATCGGCGCCGGCCCCGAGGAAATGCTGGTCTGCGGCATGTCGCTTGGCTACGCCGACGAAAGCGCCACGGTGAACACCTTCCATACGCCGCGCATGCCGGTCGAGGAATTCACCAGCTGGGTCGAATGA
- a CDS encoding sodium:proton antiporter has product MSGSPMRGRFTRFAQFLSFAAVSGLPSAVFAAEFDGRALSPAWGLPFAGILLSIALMPLVVPRLWHHHYGKVTAAWALAFLAPFAWVFGPGLAGEQLVHVALGEYLPFVILLTALFTVSGGIYIRGNLRGSPGVNTAILAIGAVLASFMGTTGASMLLIRPLIRANDNRRHKTHVFVFFIFIVSNAGGSLTPLGDPPLFLGFLQGVEFFWTVGHILPETLFLVGALLAIFYAMDWHYYHRREERLPVDPTPDTTRLGFDGARNFWLLAAVVGLVLLSGFWKTSRGFEIAGTQVGLPALVRDLGLLAVTWLSLRITPARVHEDNQFSWAPMQEVAKLFAGIFVTIVPVIAMLRAGVGGPFGAIVAAVTRPDGSPDPAMYFWASGTLSSFLDNAPTYLVFFNTAGGDAQVLMGSMATALAAISAGSVFMGANTYIGNAPNLMVRAIVESRGERMPSFFGYMAWSGCILVPLFVVMTFIWFR; this is encoded by the coding sequence ATGAGCGGCTCGCCGATGAGGGGCCGCTTCACCCGATTCGCGCAATTCCTGTCTTTCGCGGCCGTCTCGGGCCTGCCGTCTGCCGTCTTCGCCGCGGAGTTCGACGGCCGCGCGCTTTCGCCCGCCTGGGGCCTGCCGTTCGCGGGCATCCTGCTATCCATCGCGCTGATGCCGCTGGTCGTGCCCCGGCTGTGGCATCACCACTACGGCAAGGTCACGGCGGCCTGGGCGCTGGCTTTCCTCGCGCCATTTGCCTGGGTGTTCGGGCCCGGCCTCGCAGGGGAGCAGCTGGTCCATGTGGCGCTGGGCGAATATCTTCCCTTCGTCATCCTGCTGACCGCGCTGTTCACCGTTTCCGGGGGCATCTACATCCGTGGCAACCTGCGCGGCAGCCCCGGCGTCAACACGGCCATCCTGGCCATCGGCGCGGTGCTCGCGAGTTTCATGGGGACCACCGGCGCATCGATGCTGCTGATCCGCCCGCTGATCCGCGCCAATGACAACCGGCGGCACAAGACGCACGTCTTCGTCTTCTTCATCTTCATCGTGTCGAACGCCGGCGGCTCGCTCACGCCGCTGGGCGACCCGCCGCTGTTCCTCGGCTTCCTGCAGGGCGTGGAGTTCTTCTGGACCGTGGGGCACATCCTGCCGGAGACGCTGTTCCTCGTCGGCGCGCTGCTGGCCATCTTCTACGCCATGGACTGGCACTACTATCACCGGCGGGAGGAACGGCTGCCCGTGGATCCGACGCCGGACACCACGCGCCTCGGTTTCGATGGCGCCCGAAACTTCTGGCTACTCGCCGCGGTCGTCGGCCTGGTCCTGCTCAGCGGGTTCTGGAAGACCTCCCGGGGTTTCGAGATCGCAGGCACCCAGGTGGGCCTGCCGGCGCTGGTGCGCGACCTCGGGCTGCTGGCGGTCACCTGGCTGTCGCTGCGCATCACGCCGGCGCGGGTGCACGAGGACAACCAGTTTTCCTGGGCGCCGATGCAGGAAGTGGCCAAGCTGTTCGCGGGCATCTTCGTCACCATCGTCCCGGTCATCGCCATGCTGCGCGCGGGGGTCGGCGGTCCCTTCGGTGCCATCGTCGCGGCCGTGACCCGCCCGGACGGCAGTCCCGACCCGGCGATGTACTTCTGGGCCTCCGGCACCTTGAGCTCCTTCCTGGACAACGCCCCGACCTACCTGGTGTTCTTCAACACCGCCGGCGGCGACGCGCAGGTGCTCATGGGCTCGATGGCGACCGCGCTGGCCGCGATTTCCGCCGGCTCCGTGTTCATGGGCGCCAACACCTACATCGGCAACGCGCCCAATCTCATGGTCCGGGCCATTGTCGAAAGCCGGGGCGAGCGCATGCCCAGCTTCTTCGGCTACATGGCCTGGTCCGGCTGCATACTGGTCCCGCTGTTCGTGGTCATGACCTTCATCTGGTTTCGCTAG
- a CDS encoding 2-hydroxyacid dehydrogenase translates to MDKPPILVARAIFPEIIDQLQQHFEVEHNQADELWSKQQLAAKLAGKAGAFTTGGERIDAETMANAPGLKIVANMAVGYNNFDLPAMTQRRVLGTNTPDVLTETTADFGFALLMATARRLTESEHFLRAGRWTRWSYDMFSGRDVHGATLGILGMGRIGQGIARRGAHGFGMKVIYHNRSRLAPQLEAECKARYVGKEELLKTADHLVLVLPYSAESHHVIGAAELALMKPTATLVNVARGGIVDDVALAAALREGRIAGAGLDVFEGEPQVHPDLLKVPNVVLSPHIASATVPTRMAMAQLAADNLIGFLVHGKPLTPLNPEVLN, encoded by the coding sequence ATGGACAAGCCCCCCATCCTCGTCGCCCGGGCGATTTTTCCCGAGATCATCGACCAGCTGCAGCAGCACTTCGAGGTCGAGCACAACCAGGCCGACGAGCTCTGGTCCAAGCAGCAGCTCGCCGCGAAGCTGGCCGGCAAGGCCGGCGCCTTCACCACCGGCGGGGAGCGCATCGACGCCGAGACGATGGCCAACGCGCCCGGGCTCAAGATCGTCGCCAACATGGCCGTGGGCTACAACAACTTCGACCTGCCGGCGATGACGCAGAGGCGGGTGCTGGGTACCAACACGCCGGACGTGCTGACCGAGACGACGGCCGACTTCGGCTTCGCGCTGCTGATGGCGACGGCGCGGCGGCTGACCGAAAGCGAACATTTCCTGCGCGCAGGCCGCTGGACCCGCTGGAGCTACGACATGTTCTCGGGCCGCGACGTGCATGGTGCGACGCTGGGGATCCTGGGCATGGGCCGCATCGGCCAAGGCATCGCGCGGCGCGGCGCGCACGGCTTCGGCATGAAGGTGATCTACCACAACCGCTCGCGCCTGGCGCCGCAGCTCGAGGCCGAATGCAAGGCGCGCTATGTCGGCAAGGAGGAGCTGCTGAAGACCGCCGACCATCTGGTGCTGGTGCTGCCGTACTCGGCCGAGTCGCATCACGTGATCGGCGCGGCGGAACTGGCGCTGATGAAGCCCACGGCCACCCTGGTGAACGTGGCGCGCGGCGGCATCGTCGACGATGTCGCGCTGGCGGCGGCCTTGCGCGAGGGCCGGATCGCCGGCGCCGGCCTTGACGTGTTCGAGGGCGAACCCCAGGTGCACCCGGACCTGCTGAAAGTCCCGAACGTGGTGCTTTCGCCCCACATCGCGAGCGCGACGGTGCCCACACGCATGGCAATGGCTCAGCTGGCAGCGGACAATCTGATTGGGTTCCTGGTGCACGGCAAGCCGCTCACACCGCTGAACCCTGAAGTGTTGAACTAA
- a CDS encoding DNA recombination protein RmuC: MEIWILAALAVANLLLVGLLLMRKPPSGDSARVELLAASERLERELRREISESARGSRTELMQQLATFQDAVVRQSAEATRTQNIQIDAFAQQLALLQKTLSDTLSAQLQSLGESNARRIAEVRATLDAQLAQLQQTNSAKLDEMRRTVDEKLQSTLEKRLGESFKQVAERLEQVHKGLGEMQTLAQGVGDLQRVLTNVKTRGMFGEVQLEALLEQVLTAEQYGRQVETKPRSNQRVDFAIRFPGRNGDGMPVWLPVDAKFPREDYERLLDAQERADTAAAEAAARALETRIRQEAKSISESYLCPPYTTDFAILFLPIESLYAEVLRRPGLMDSLQRQYRVTIAGPTTLLAMLNSLHMGFRTLALEQQASEVWKVLGAVKTEFERYGIWVEKVREQVRKASDTLDTAHTRTNQMRRALKVVEALPEAQAQALLPQAEGDEATA; encoded by the coding sequence TTGGAGATCTGGATCCTCGCCGCCCTGGCGGTCGCCAACCTCTTGCTCGTCGGCCTGTTGCTGATGCGCAAGCCGCCCTCCGGCGATTCCGCGCGCGTGGAACTGCTGGCCGCCAGCGAGCGCCTGGAGCGCGAGCTGCGGCGCGAAATCAGCGAAAGCGCGCGCGGCTCGCGCACCGAGCTGATGCAGCAGCTGGCCACCTTCCAGGACGCGGTGGTCAGGCAGTCGGCGGAGGCGACCCGCACCCAGAACATCCAGATCGACGCGTTCGCGCAGCAACTCGCCCTGCTGCAGAAGACGCTGTCCGACACCCTGTCCGCGCAGTTGCAAAGCCTGGGCGAGTCGAACGCGCGCCGCATCGCGGAGGTTCGGGCGACGCTGGATGCGCAACTGGCGCAGCTGCAGCAAACCAACAGCGCCAAGCTCGACGAGATGCGGCGCACGGTGGACGAAAAGCTGCAAAGCACGCTGGAAAAGCGCCTGGGCGAGAGCTTCAAGCAGGTGGCCGAGCGCCTGGAGCAGGTCCACAAGGGCCTGGGCGAGATGCAGACGCTGGCGCAGGGCGTAGGTGACCTGCAACGCGTGCTCACCAACGTCAAGACGCGCGGCATGTTCGGCGAGGTGCAGCTCGAGGCCCTGCTCGAACAGGTGCTCACCGCCGAGCAATACGGCCGGCAGGTGGAGACCAAGCCGCGCAGCAACCAGCGCGTGGACTTCGCGATCCGCTTCCCCGGGCGCAACGGCGACGGCATGCCGGTGTGGCTGCCGGTGGACGCCAAGTTCCCGCGCGAGGACTACGAGCGCCTGCTCGACGCGCAGGAGCGGGCCGACACCGCCGCGGCGGAGGCGGCGGCCCGCGCACTGGAGACGCGCATCCGCCAGGAGGCCAAGTCGATCAGCGAAAGCTACCTCTGCCCGCCCTACACGACCGACTTCGCGATCCTGTTCCTGCCAATCGAAAGCCTCTATGCCGAAGTGCTGCGGCGCCCCGGCCTGATGGACAGCCTGCAGCGGCAGTACCGGGTCACGATCGCCGGGCCGACCACGCTGCTGGCCATGCTCAACAGCCTGCACATGGGTTTCCGCACGCTGGCGCTGGAGCAGCAGGCTTCCGAAGTCTGGAAGGTGCTCGGGGCAGTGAAGACCGAATTTGAGCGCTACGGCATCTGGGTCGAAAAAGTCCGCGAGCAGGTGCGCAAGGCATCCGACACGCTGGACACCGCGCACACCCGCACCAACCAGATGCGCCGCGCGCTGAAGGTGGTCGAGGCGCTGCCGGAGGCCCAGGCCCAGGCGCTGCTGCCGCAGGCCGAAGGGGACGAAGCCACGGCATGA
- a CDS encoding MFS transporter, with the protein MTGGLQPALARLIAGQIFLHACMAGTRMAAPLLALRSGQSEAAVGVLLALFALTQVFLALPAGRFADRHGVKRPVGYAVIAASIGAGLAAAWPVFPVLCVAALLTGGATGAAVIALQRHVGRAAENPTQLKQVFSWLAIGPAVSNFIGPFAAGLMIDLADFWLAFLLMAALPLVAWLWVRNVKELPPVVRPASAGRSKAWDLLGEPGFRRLLIVNWLLASCWDVHTFVVPVLGHERGLSASVIGTILGAFAVAAALVRLALPLLAAQLRERVVVSTAMLATALLFAIYPLMRGAFGMGLCSVLLGVALGSVQPMIMSMLHQITPEHRHGEAVAMRLMAINASSVAMPMLFGAAGAFIGISGVFWIVGAAVGAGARTALRLGRH; encoded by the coding sequence ATGACGGGTGGGCTTCAACCCGCGCTCGCGCGGCTGATCGCCGGTCAGATCTTTCTTCATGCCTGCATGGCGGGCACGCGCATGGCTGCGCCGCTGCTGGCGCTGCGCAGCGGACAGAGCGAGGCTGCAGTGGGCGTGCTGCTGGCACTTTTCGCGCTGACCCAGGTGTTCCTGGCACTGCCGGCGGGGCGCTTCGCCGATCGGCACGGTGTGAAGCGCCCGGTGGGCTATGCCGTCATCGCGGCCAGCATTGGCGCAGGACTCGCCGCGGCCTGGCCGGTGTTTCCCGTGCTGTGCGTGGCGGCGCTGCTCACCGGCGGTGCCACCGGCGCGGCCGTGATCGCCCTGCAGCGCCACGTGGGCCGCGCAGCCGAGAACCCCACCCAGCTCAAGCAGGTGTTCTCATGGCTGGCCATCGGCCCGGCGGTGTCCAACTTCATCGGGCCCTTCGCTGCGGGGCTCATGATCGACCTCGCGGACTTCTGGCTGGCCTTCCTGCTCATGGCCGCCTTGCCGCTGGTCGCGTGGCTGTGGGTCCGCAACGTGAAGGAATTGCCCCCGGTGGTGCGCCCCGCGTCGGCTGGGCGCAGCAAGGCGTGGGACCTGCTGGGCGAGCCGGGTTTCCGGCGCCTTCTCATCGTGAACTGGCTGCTGGCCTCATGCTGGGACGTGCACACCTTCGTGGTGCCGGTACTGGGGCACGAGCGGGGCCTGTCGGCGTCTGTGATCGGCACCATCCTCGGCGCCTTCGCCGTGGCGGCGGCGCTGGTGCGGCTGGCGCTGCCCCTGCTGGCCGCGCAGCTGCGCGAGCGGGTGGTGGTGAGCACCGCGATGCTGGCGACCGCGCTGCTGTTCGCGATCTATCCCTTGATGCGGGGGGCGTTCGGCATGGGACTGTGCTCGGTGCTGCTGGGCGTCGCGCTGGGCAGTGTGCAGCCGATGATCATGAGCATGCTGCACCAGATCACGCCCGAGCACCGGCACGGCGAGGCGGTCGCCATGCGCCTCATGGCGATCAACGCGTCCAGCGTGGCCATGCCGATGCTGTTCGGCGCCGCCGGCGCCTTCATCGGCATTTCGGGCGTGTTCTGGATCGTGGGCGCCGCGGTGGGCGCCGGGGCGCGGACGGCGCTGCGCCTCGGCCGGCACTAG